A region of Mesorhizobium sp. M3A.F.Ca.ET.080.04.2.1 DNA encodes the following proteins:
- a CDS encoding Gfo/Idh/MocA family oxidoreductase: protein MTVKWGLIGASTIGKQFMINAIRAQADGEIAAVMSSSAERARAYATENGIAAAVSSLDALLAADIDAVYISTTNELHLDQGLAAIKAGKHVLCEKPLALTSADARRMVAAAKAAGIVFGTNHHLRNAGAHRAMREAIAAGRIGKPIAARVFHSVFLPETLQGWRVTRPEAGGGVVLDITVHDADTLRFVLGVDPVEVSAFTQSAGMASGGLEDGAMCIWRFKSGVIAQSHEGFTTKFAGTGFEVHGSEGSLIATNVMTQKPVGSVLLRTAAGEEELNFDREDLYTRSLRQFHAAIRGDGQPSATGEDGIWSLASAEAALQSARTGKAVMIDPQLGSLA, encoded by the coding sequence ATGACCGTGAAATGGGGACTGATCGGCGCCAGTACGATCGGCAAACAGTTCATGATCAACGCCATTCGCGCCCAGGCCGACGGCGAGATCGCCGCCGTTATGAGCTCCAGCGCCGAGCGTGCCCGGGCCTATGCCACGGAAAACGGCATTGCTGCCGCTGTCTCCTCGCTCGACGCACTCCTCGCTGCAGACATAGACGCCGTCTATATCTCGACCACCAACGAACTGCATCTCGACCAGGGTCTCGCCGCCATCAAGGCCGGCAAGCATGTGCTGTGCGAAAAGCCGCTGGCGCTGACCAGTGCCGATGCCAGAAGGATGGTCGCCGCCGCCAAGGCTGCCGGCATCGTCTTCGGCACCAACCACCATCTGCGCAATGCCGGCGCGCACCGCGCCATGCGCGAGGCGATTGCCGCGGGTCGGATCGGCAAGCCGATCGCGGCGCGCGTCTTCCATTCCGTGTTCCTGCCGGAGACTTTGCAGGGCTGGCGCGTCACCAGGCCCGAAGCCGGTGGCGGCGTTGTGCTGGACATCACCGTACACGACGCCGACACGCTGCGCTTCGTGCTCGGCGTCGATCCGGTCGAGGTCTCAGCCTTCACCCAGTCGGCCGGCATGGCCAGCGGCGGGCTAGAAGACGGCGCCATGTGCATCTGGCGCTTCAAGTCCGGCGTCATTGCCCAGTCGCATGAGGGTTTTACGACCAAGTTCGCCGGCACCGGCTTCGAAGTGCATGGATCGGAAGGTTCGCTGATCGCCACCAATGTGATGACGCAGAAGCCGGTCGGCTCGGTGCTGCTGCGCACCGCGGCTGGCGAGGAAGAGCTGAATTTCGACCGCGAGGATCTCTACACCCGTTCGCTGCGGCAGTTCCATGCCGCAATCCGGGGCGACGGCCAGCCCTCCGCCACTGGCGAGGACGGTATCTGGTCGCTGGCGTCCGCCGAGGCCGCGCTGCAATCCGCCAGGACCGGCAAGGCGGTTATGATCGATCCGCAACTGGGGAGCCTCGCGTGA